Genomic segment of Peribacillus frigoritolerans:
GCACCGACAAATGCATCACCAGCACCAGTTGAGTCAATTGACTTTACTTCGACACTGTTTATTACACTCATTCCACTTCCATTTGAAAGAAGAGTGCCTTCCCATCCAAGGGTAACAGCCACAATTTTTACCCCTAATTGATGGAGCATTGCTATTCCATCATATTTATCCATTTTTCCCGTGATTAGTTCAAGCTCTACTTCACTTACTTTTACAAAGTCAGCCATTGATATTCCCTTTCTAGCTAAACTAATAAATTCAGCCACTCTATTTTTCCATAAATCATGTCGGAAGTTAGGGTCAAACGATAGAAATATCCCCCTATTTTTTGCAAATTCCATTGCCTTTAAATAAGTTGTTTTAAAAGGGTTTTCCAGAAATGCAGTTGCAGATCCAAAGTGAATGATCTTTGCACCACTTAATCTATCTAGGTATAAGTTATCCTCTGTTAAATTTCGATCCGCTCCTCTATTGAATACAAAATCCCTTTCACCATTTGCTTGTAAAGAAACAAACGCTAAAGTAGTTGGTGCTAAATCGTCAGTAACAATCATCGATGTATCAACCCCTACCTCTTTTATCGTTTCTATTAAAAATAATCCAAATGGGTCATTTCCTACTTTTCCAATAAGACTCGCTTCCCCACCTAGCTTTGAAATAGTAGCTGCGACATTTGCTGGTGCACCCCCGGCTTTCTTTAGAAAATGATTACCTTCTATTAAATTAACATCAATATCTGTACAATAAAAATCGATCAAAAGCTCCCCAACGCATATGACTGCGCGGTTTGTTTTATTCATTTACATTACACTCTCCATTCTTGTGATTTAGGTAAAATGAAAGGCTATCGATCATTTTCGACAGCCTTCATAAACTCTTACTATCAACCCCTCTTTAATAGGATTGAAATTTAGTCTTTATCTTTTCCATATACTCTTTAAAGGGTATATTTTCAAAGACTTTAATGTAACTTCTCCACCCTTACTATAAATTTGTAATCCTTTACTTGATGGATCCGGGAA
This window contains:
- a CDS encoding carbohydrate kinase family protein, which encodes MNKTNRAVICVGELLIDFYCTDIDVNLIEGNHFLKKAGGAPANVAATISKLGGEASLIGKVGNDPFGLFLIETIKEVGVDTSMIVTDDLAPTTLAFVSLQANGERDFVFNRGADRNLTEDNLYLDRLSGAKIIHFGSATAFLENPFKTTYLKAMEFAKNRGIFLSFDPNFRHDLWKNRVAEFISLARKGISMADFVKVSEVELELITGKMDKYDGIAMLHQLGVKIVAVTLGWEGTLLSNGSGMSVINSVEVKSIDSTGAGDAFVGAALFQFANLESYDTIFSDFSKLKEIILFANKVGAVVCTKVGAISSLPNEEDIYKI